The Pseudomonas sp. SCA2728.1_7 DNA segment CTTGCTCGACTTCGCCCAACAGCCGTAGTGCCGATTCGTAATAACTCTGCCCCAGCGGCGTGACGTCCAGGCGCCGAGTCGAGCGGTTCAACAACCGCACGCCGAGACGCTCTTCCAACTGCATCAAACGCCGGCTGACGAACTGCTTGGACAGGCCCAACTGATCGGCCGCTGAGGTGAAGCTGCCGGAGTCCATGACCTGGCAGAAAATACGCATGTCTTCGAACGGGTTCATTGTCACTCTCTGGTGGACAGTTAAACGCTTTATAGCCGCTTTTTCACTTCTCGGCACCCTATTAATCTGTGTCCACGGTGTTGAAACCAACCCCCCACACACTCAACAAACTCAAAAATGGAATTGAACATGAACATCACGAAAACCCTCACCGCTTCCCTCCTCGCCCTGTCCATCGGCAATGCTTTCGCCGCCGAGACCTCCGGTGTCGAACACAACACCCAAGCCTTCCTCAACGCCCTCGCCGCCGGCGGTGGCAAACCCCTTGAGCAACTGAGCCCGAAAGACGCCCGTGCAGTACTGACCGGCGCCCAGGCTTCGGTGAAAGTGGATCTGTCGGGAGTTGAAGTCAGCGACAAGGCGATCAAGGTCAACGGCCAGACGATCAACCTGAAAGTGGTGCGGCCGGCCAAGGTCAAAGGCGAGTTGCCGGTGTTCATGTTCTTCCACGGTGGCGGCTGGGTCCTCGGTGATTATCCGACCCACCAGCGCCTGATTCGCGACTTGGTGGTGGGCTCTGGCGCCGTCGCGGTGTACGTCGATTACACGCCGTCGCCGGAAGCGCAGTACCCGACCGCGATCAATCAGGCTTACGCCGCGACGAAATGGGTGGCAGAAAACGGCAAGGACATCGGTGTCGACGGCAAGCGTCTGGCGGTGGCCGGCAACAGCGTCGGCGGCAACATGGCGGCGGTCGTGGCGTTGATGGCCAAGGAACAGAAAGCCCCGGCGCTGCGCTTCCAGTTGCTGATGTGGCCGGTGACCAACGCGCAGTTCGACGACGGTTCGTATCAGCAATTTGCCGAGGGCCACTTCCTCACCAAAGGCATGATGCAGTGGTTCTGGGACAACTACACCACCAACCCCGCCGAGCGTGCGCAAATCCATGCCTCGCCGCTGAATGCCAGCGCAGAACAGCTCAAAGGCTTGCCTGCGGCACTGGTGCAGACTGCCGAGTTCGACGTGCTGCGTGACGAAGGCGAAGGCTATGCGCGGCACCTCGATGCGGCCGGCGTGGCGGTGACCTCGGTGCGCTACAACGGGATGATTCATGACTTCGGCCTGCTCAATCCGTTGAGTCAGATTCCTGAAGTGAAGGCGGCCGTGCGTCAGGCAGCGGCTGAGCTGAAAACCCACTTGCAGCCTTAACGGCAAAAGATCGCAGCCTTCGGCAGCTCCTACATTGGAATACGTTCTCCTGTAGGAGCTGCCGCAGGCTGCGATCTTTTCACTTGCAGACACCGCGGAGCCAAGGTCA contains these protein-coding regions:
- a CDS encoding alpha/beta hydrolase, coding for MNITKTLTASLLALSIGNAFAAETSGVEHNTQAFLNALAAGGGKPLEQLSPKDARAVLTGAQASVKVDLSGVEVSDKAIKVNGQTINLKVVRPAKVKGELPVFMFFHGGGWVLGDYPTHQRLIRDLVVGSGAVAVYVDYTPSPEAQYPTAINQAYAATKWVAENGKDIGVDGKRLAVAGNSVGGNMAAVVALMAKEQKAPALRFQLLMWPVTNAQFDDGSYQQFAEGHFLTKGMMQWFWDNYTTNPAERAQIHASPLNASAEQLKGLPAALVQTAEFDVLRDEGEGYARHLDAAGVAVTSVRYNGMIHDFGLLNPLSQIPEVKAAVRQAAAELKTHLQP